One part of the Mariniblastus fucicola genome encodes these proteins:
- a CDS encoding efflux RND transporter periplasmic adaptor subunit, whose amino-acid sequence MSVAKRMSGFGKMLFRVIPIILGLVGLTFVIAWISGVFTEKIPPGESHPIVRTVGSQSTDVVHEVTKDYIQEAVGTLKAANRSVVSSKVLATIEQIHVAAGDFVSQGDLLVTLNTQELNARLNQARESLSGAQASRGEAESDFERNRRLFRSDAVSRQEYEVSERNLKVATANERRAQQAVKEAEVFLSYSRIVAPKSGRIVDRNAEPGDTTQPGQPILTLYDSQSLRLETPVPEGLAVKLKVGQVLSVHVDSIDQSFEATIDEVVPQADAASRSFLVKASLPRNDDLYEGMYGRLQIPAGARRHLCLATDAIRRIGQLEFVDVVMEDGSLQRRLIKTGRLGMPGRVEVLSGVNADEKVVVKGTSP is encoded by the coding sequence ATGAGCGTCGCGAAACGAATGTCGGGCTTCGGAAAAATGCTCTTCAGGGTCATTCCGATCATCCTTGGGCTGGTCGGTTTGACTTTTGTTATTGCCTGGATCTCGGGCGTCTTTACTGAAAAGATTCCGCCCGGCGAATCCCATCCGATCGTCCGCACCGTTGGCAGTCAGTCCACGGACGTCGTACACGAAGTCACCAAAGACTACATTCAGGAAGCCGTTGGTACGTTGAAAGCCGCCAACCGCAGCGTTGTTTCTTCCAAAGTCCTGGCAACGATTGAGCAAATCCATGTCGCTGCAGGGGACTTTGTAAGTCAGGGTGATCTGCTGGTGACGCTCAACACGCAAGAGCTCAACGCGCGGCTGAACCAGGCTCGGGAAAGCCTCTCCGGCGCACAGGCTTCACGCGGCGAAGCCGAAAGTGACTTCGAGCGAAACCGTCGGCTATTTCGATCCGATGCGGTTTCGCGACAGGAATATGAAGTGTCGGAGCGAAACTTGAAGGTCGCGACAGCCAACGAACGACGGGCTCAACAGGCCGTTAAAGAAGCCGAAGTCTTTCTCTCCTATTCCAGGATTGTCGCGCCAAAGTCCGGTCGCATCGTGGATCGAAATGCCGAACCCGGCGACACGACTCAACCCGGACAGCCCATTCTGACGCTTTACGATTCGCAGTCACTGCGGCTGGAAACACCCGTTCCCGAAGGTTTGGCGGTTAAGCTGAAAGTCGGTCAGGTTCTAAGCGTGCATGTGGATTCAATTGACCAGAGTTTCGAAGCGACGATTGACGAAGTCGTGCCTCAGGCCGATGCGGCGAGCCGTTCGTTTCTGGTGAAAGCCAGTTTGCCACGCAATGATGATCTTTACGAAGGCATGTACGGTCGGTTGCAGATTCCGGCAGGCGCCCGTCGCCATCTTTGCCTCGCGACCGATGCAATTCGTCGAATCGGTCAGTTGGAATTTGTTGACGTGGTGATGGAAGACGGCTCTCTACAACGACGATTGATCAAGACTGGCAGGCTGGGAATGCCGGGACGCGTCGAGGTGCTCAGCGGCGTCAACGCGGATGAAAAAGTTGTCGTCAAAGGAACTTCCCCTTGA
- the trxA gene encoding thioredoxin, protein MSKVKQVDGKQFEAEVLQSDIPVLIDFYASWCPPCRALGPILDRLAGEFEGKIKFVKVDSDEEPELSTRFKVTGLPTVVFMDNGVNVGQFAGLPQEDALRTELAKWVDSGKVAP, encoded by the coding sequence ATGTCAAAAGTTAAACAGGTTGACGGCAAACAGTTTGAAGCCGAAGTCCTCCAAAGCGACATTCCCGTGCTGATCGATTTCTATGCATCGTGGTGTCCGCCCTGCCGCGCACTCGGTCCGATCCTCGATCGTTTGGCCGGAGAGTTCGAAGGCAAAATCAAGTTCGTCAAAGTCGACAGTGACGAAGAACCGGAACTTTCGACTCGCTTCAAAGTGACGGGCCTTCCCACGGTCGTCTTCATGGACAATGGCGTCAATGTGGGGCAGTTCGCCGGATTGCCGCAAGAGGACGCGTTGCGTACCGAGCTTGCCAAATGGGTTGACTCAGGAAAGGTCGCGCCGTAA
- a CDS encoding thioredoxin family protein: MAKVISISRNRFAPEVLDSEIPVVVELRKGCCAPCEKLEAIVERLADEFKGQIKFVKVNVSEESSLADYFDPHQLPALALVDHSKDEGFYLGELQESEIRERLQKWIAVVGVRQNSNT; the protein is encoded by the coding sequence ATGGCAAAAGTAATCAGTATCAGTCGCAATCGATTTGCGCCAGAAGTTTTGGACAGCGAAATTCCAGTCGTCGTCGAATTGCGAAAGGGCTGTTGCGCTCCATGTGAAAAACTGGAAGCCATCGTCGAAAGACTGGCGGACGAATTCAAAGGGCAGATCAAGTTTGTCAAAGTCAACGTGAGCGAGGAGTCTTCGCTTGCCGACTATTTTGATCCGCATCAGCTGCCCGCATTGGCTCTCGTTGATCACAGCAAGGATGAAGGCTTCTATCTCGGGGAGCTACAGGAGTCAGAGATCCGAGAACGCCTGCAGAAGTGGATCGCTGTAGTTGGTGTTCGGCAAAACAGCAACACGTAA
- a CDS encoding multiheme c-type cytochrome, translating into MNSVRPNMATLPLRFFRAATAILFASVCIFVLGCENPSSLIGSILRSPISILGLGQAEAPGGQDSDASADDSYAAAKLVEGWEIPDLTLFVTGRLHGYIEPCGCTGLTNQKGGLLRRHTCLNLLKSKGFDPVTVDAGNMIRRFGQQPSIKMKTAYKSIAQIMNYDVIGMGVDDMKAGGVDMLLSMEEAGRTETPFTSANMKLFEGDPSITPFQVIEKNGKTIGVASVIGAEHVKKAMASGGNEDFSLEMPAAAIAAVVGNPKFAACDFKVLMIQSEPESCKMLAMRFPVFDLVVTAGGAGDPTLKPEAIALGNGRVSQMIQCGVKGMYVGVVGVDFGGDGSKAIKYQRVALDASFKDSPPVKEVFLEYQNELKALWQGGSLEDIKPRLHPSGYKFVGSQACRDCHDEEYDIWKDGIDGDGGPHAKATADLTDPGERTWVKRHFDPECVSCHVTGWNPQNYYPYETGYIDLKKDVLLHGNGCENCHGPGSGHVQAENDATDQALQDKLRLQVRVTIAEAKARTCYECHDLDNSPDYAEAEDGWDKYWPTIKHGDGE; encoded by the coding sequence ATGAACTCTGTCCGACCCAATATGGCAACGTTGCCGCTTCGATTTTTCCGCGCTGCGACGGCGATCTTGTTCGCCTCTGTTTGCATTTTCGTGCTCGGGTGCGAGAACCCGTCATCGCTGATTGGATCCATTTTGCGATCGCCGATTTCAATTCTCGGTTTGGGGCAAGCCGAAGCTCCGGGCGGGCAGGACTCGGATGCCAGCGCCGACGACTCATACGCCGCAGCCAAACTGGTCGAGGGTTGGGAAATTCCTGACTTGACGCTGTTTGTCACGGGACGCCTTCACGGCTACATCGAACCCTGTGGGTGCACCGGACTGACGAACCAAAAGGGCGGTTTGCTGCGACGGCATACGTGCCTGAATTTGCTCAAATCAAAAGGCTTCGATCCGGTGACCGTCGATGCCGGCAACATGATCCGCCGCTTTGGTCAGCAGCCTTCGATCAAAATGAAAACGGCCTACAAATCGATCGCCCAGATCATGAACTATGACGTGATCGGTATGGGTGTGGATGACATGAAGGCGGGCGGCGTCGATATGCTGTTGTCGATGGAAGAAGCTGGCAGGACAGAGACTCCTTTCACTAGCGCGAACATGAAACTCTTCGAAGGCGACCCGTCCATCACGCCTTTTCAAGTGATCGAAAAGAACGGCAAGACGATTGGTGTCGCGTCGGTGATTGGAGCCGAACATGTCAAGAAAGCCATGGCTTCAGGTGGCAATGAAGATTTCTCCCTGGAGATGCCTGCCGCTGCGATCGCCGCTGTTGTTGGGAATCCAAAGTTTGCAGCCTGTGATTTCAAAGTGCTGATGATTCAGTCCGAACCTGAGAGCTGCAAGATGTTGGCGATGAGGTTTCCCGTGTTTGATCTGGTCGTAACCGCAGGCGGTGCTGGAGACCCGACGCTCAAGCCAGAAGCCATCGCGTTGGGCAACGGACGCGTTTCTCAAATGATTCAGTGCGGTGTCAAAGGCATGTACGTCGGCGTCGTGGGAGTCGACTTTGGCGGAGACGGTTCCAAAGCGATCAAGTATCAACGTGTGGCACTCGATGCCAGCTTCAAAGACTCGCCACCGGTGAAAGAAGTCTTCCTCGAATACCAGAACGAACTGAAAGCGCTGTGGCAGGGTGGATCTCTCGAAGACATTAAACCTCGACTCCACCCCAGCGGTTACAAGTTCGTCGGCTCACAAGCTTGCCGCGATTGTCATGACGAAGAGTACGACATCTGGAAAGACGGTATCGATGGTGACGGCGGACCGCACGCCAAGGCGACTGCAGATCTGACCGATCCGGGAGAGCGCACCTGGGTGAAACGTCACTTTGATCCCGAGTGTGTCAGCTGTCACGTGACCGGTTGGAATCCGCAGAACTACTATCCGTATGAAACGGGATACATCGACCTGAAGAAAGACGTTTTGCTGCACGGCAACGGTTGCGAAAATTGTCACGGTCCCGGATCAGGCCACGTGCAAGCCGAGAACGATGCGACGGATCAGGCCTTGCAGGACAAGTTGCGGCTTCAGGTTCGCGTGACGATCGCAGAAGCCAAAGCTCGCACTTGCTACGAGTGTCATGACCTCGACAACAGTCCGGACTACGCCGAAGCCGAAGACGGGTGGGACAAGTATTGGCCAACGATCAAGCACGGTGACGGCGAATAA
- the epsC gene encoding serine O-acetyltransferase EpsC: MQAEKHCDEVDTSLKIETETSNRIADSIVDSLVFTSDTTVASPVPDYDNVVDLILRLKAIVYPVFCAVEHSREVVRERLRIEVSDVGEALYQLVRRCILRDAQSCIAMKQHGCEEADAIERSKQLIENLDEHSRHFTQKFLETLPAIRESLMKDVQAAYDGDPACRNFDEVILCYPGLNAVTIHRMAHELYLLDVPFLPRMMAEWSHSETGIDIHPGATIGDYFFIDHGTGVVIGETCEIGKNVKIYQGVTLGALSFDKDERGELVRGTKRHPTLEDNVIIYANATVLGGRTVVGDGSIIGSSVWITRSVSPGTTVTMKTPSLRMKNQQPDDSEGLIDYQI; the protein is encoded by the coding sequence ATGCAAGCCGAGAAACACTGTGACGAAGTCGACACGTCACTGAAAATTGAAACCGAAACTTCCAATCGGATCGCAGACTCGATCGTTGACTCGCTCGTCTTTACCAGCGACACCACCGTCGCCTCTCCAGTCCCGGACTATGACAATGTTGTCGATCTGATCCTGCGGCTCAAGGCGATCGTCTATCCGGTTTTTTGCGCGGTCGAACATTCTCGCGAAGTCGTCCGCGAACGGTTGCGAATCGAAGTCTCGGATGTCGGCGAAGCACTGTACCAGCTGGTTCGTCGCTGCATTCTACGAGACGCCCAATCGTGCATCGCGATGAAGCAACACGGTTGCGAGGAAGCCGACGCGATCGAAAGATCAAAACAGCTCATTGAGAACCTTGACGAACACAGTCGCCATTTCACGCAGAAGTTTCTGGAAACGTTGCCGGCGATTCGCGAGTCGCTAATGAAAGACGTTCAAGCGGCCTACGACGGAGATCCGGCGTGTCGAAATTTCGATGAAGTCATCCTGTGCTATCCGGGACTCAACGCCGTTACGATCCACCGCATGGCTCACGAATTGTACTTGCTCGATGTTCCCTTCCTGCCGCGAATGATGGCGGAGTGGTCGCACAGCGAAACGGGGATCGACATCCATCCGGGCGCGACGATCGGCGACTACTTTTTTATCGACCACGGAACCGGCGTCGTGATTGGTGAGACTTGCGAGATCGGCAAGAACGTGAAAATCTATCAGGGTGTGACCCTGGGGGCACTCAGTTTCGACAAAGACGAACGCGGAGAGCTCGTTCGCGGCACCAAACGCCATCCGACTCTCGAAGACAACGTCATCATCTACGCGAACGCGACGGTGCTTGGCGGAAGAACAGTCGTCGGCGATGGTTCAATCATCGGGTCCAGCGTGTGGATCACCCGCAGCGTCTCCCCTGGCACGACGGTTACGATGAAGACGCCCAGCTTGCGGATGAAGAATCAGCAACCGGATGACTCCGAAGGTTTGATCGACTATCAAATTTGA
- a CDS encoding permease: MPDFPNLAFEFTIRCWATLCELSPWLLFGMFISGVLHVAVPKNLVRRRFRGFSGVVQSVLLGVPLPLCSCGVIPAGIGLKNDGASDGASVGFLISTPQTGIDSILVSASFFGWPFAIFKMATAAVTGVVGGWLADATGGDLDEVEASELSIVDSRVGNSKTVWWRELWSHAIEVLQSIWLWLLIGVAISALIGTFGFEHLIKRVGDAGLLPAMLLMLLISIPLYVCATASVPIAAALVQSGLPPAVALVFLMAGPATNVTTMGAIRQRFGWRVMGIYLSTLIVGSFLAAFLFDWVLDATVATGDAHVHDHQNWLSIVSAIVVLLLIGQIVAKRYLIPKQIRNDSTIELSVSGMHCGSCVSRIETAVENMPNVDSVRVDLGQGIASVNGGASVEQIATVIEDLGFSVDPTTGENHGQ, translated from the coding sequence ATGCCAGACTTTCCAAACCTTGCCTTTGAGTTCACGATTCGTTGCTGGGCGACGCTATGTGAACTTTCTCCCTGGCTTCTGTTCGGCATGTTCATCTCAGGAGTCCTACACGTTGCCGTTCCCAAAAACCTGGTGCGACGTCGCTTTCGAGGATTCAGTGGAGTCGTCCAATCCGTGTTGCTGGGCGTTCCCTTGCCGCTGTGTTCTTGCGGCGTCATTCCGGCAGGGATTGGATTGAAGAATGACGGAGCGAGCGACGGTGCTTCGGTCGGGTTTCTGATCAGCACGCCACAAACGGGAATCGATTCCATTCTGGTGAGTGCTTCTTTTTTCGGTTGGCCGTTTGCGATCTTTAAAATGGCGACCGCTGCCGTGACTGGCGTCGTTGGCGGCTGGTTGGCGGATGCGACTGGAGGTGATCTGGATGAAGTCGAAGCATCCGAATTGTCGATCGTGGATTCACGTGTTGGAAATTCGAAGACGGTTTGGTGGAGAGAACTTTGGTCGCATGCGATCGAAGTGCTGCAATCGATCTGGCTGTGGTTGCTGATCGGAGTCGCCATCTCCGCATTGATTGGAACGTTTGGTTTTGAACATTTGATCAAACGGGTCGGCGATGCCGGGCTGCTTCCGGCAATGCTGCTGATGTTGCTAATTTCAATTCCGCTGTACGTTTGCGCGACCGCATCGGTGCCGATTGCGGCGGCTCTGGTGCAGTCCGGATTGCCCCCAGCGGTCGCGCTGGTATTTCTGATGGCCGGTCCGGCAACCAACGTGACGACCATGGGGGCCATTCGACAACGGTTTGGCTGGCGCGTGATGGGAATTTACCTGAGCACGCTGATCGTCGGCAGTTTTCTGGCCGCATTTTTGTTCGATTGGGTTTTGGACGCGACAGTCGCTACGGGCGATGCACACGTTCATGACCACCAGAACTGGCTGTCGATCGTCAGCGCTATCGTCGTCCTGTTGTTGATCGGCCAGATCGTTGCGAAGCGTTATCTGATACCAAAACAAATCAGGAACGACTCAACCATCGAATTGTCTGTTTCCGGCATGCACTGCGGCAGTTGCGTAAGCCGCATCGAGACCGCGGTTGAAAACATGCCGAATGTAGACTCCGTCCGAGTCGACCTGGGACAAGGCATCGCAAGCGTTAACGGCGGTGCCTCGGTTGAGCAAATCGCTACGGTGATCGAAGATCTGGGTTTTAGTGTCGATCCAACGACGGGAGAAAATCATGGGCAGTGA
- a CDS encoding SlyX family protein, with the protein MGSESRTDRERIVDSEIALTHLQADYESLNEVVLQQQKLIEKLSAKVQQLESKLDSSSDPEVRDPESERPPHY; encoded by the coding sequence ATGGGCAGTGAGTCTCGCACCGATCGCGAACGCATCGTGGATTCTGAAATTGCGCTCACGCATTTGCAGGCTGACTATGAATCGCTTAACGAAGTCGTTCTTCAGCAGCAAAAGCTGATCGAGAAACTTTCGGCCAAAGTTCAGCAACTCGAATCGAAACTTGATTCCAGCTCCGATCCCGAAGTCCGCGACCCGGAGTCCGAGCGTCCTCCGCATTACTAG
- a CDS encoding IS701 family transposase, producing MDGTWIRQMKPALTRFLNRFSDCFSRKDTRAHMPTYVQGQLSNLARKSVEPIALAAGVPVRTLQEFLAQYAWNEDAVRDRLQQMVATERGSKRAIGVFDETSDVKKGTKTPGVQRQWCGKVGKTDNCMVTVHLAFAQDDFHCLLDGELFLPESWSEDRERCRVAGIPDEMVYQPKWKIALELYDRALSNGLEFEWITFDEGYGSKGPFLRALDAKAQLFIGEVPVSMTGWIKKPGLQHPPKDPCRGRPQKGARVAKDNPKAQPFRKLLEESTRFTNQSWERYRVKDGDKGPMVWEVKHAMIYRPDGKCVSSKRWHLLVARNPLKPDEIKYFLSNAPAATSVQKLLLVAFSRWHVERCFQDQKQDIGLDAWEGRKYLGLKRHMILSCVSYLFLTKMREKLGGKKIRVHRLSGSRRRIGTGPDLVA from the coding sequence ATGGATGGTACTTGGATTCGTCAGATGAAACCAGCTTTGACACGTTTTCTGAATCGGTTCTCAGATTGTTTTAGTCGAAAAGATACCCGTGCTCATATGCCAACGTATGTTCAGGGTCAGCTATCAAACCTTGCTCGCAAGAGTGTTGAGCCCATTGCACTGGCTGCCGGAGTTCCCGTTCGCACGCTTCAGGAGTTTCTTGCTCAATACGCATGGAATGAAGACGCCGTGCGAGATCGTCTGCAACAGATGGTGGCAACGGAGCGCGGTAGCAAGCGTGCCATCGGCGTGTTTGACGAAACGAGCGATGTCAAGAAAGGCACCAAGACGCCTGGCGTTCAGCGTCAGTGGTGTGGCAAGGTTGGCAAGACCGATAACTGCATGGTGACGGTTCATCTTGCTTTTGCTCAGGATGACTTTCACTGCTTGCTTGATGGTGAGTTGTTCCTTCCTGAGAGCTGGTCTGAAGATCGCGAGCGTTGTCGCGTTGCCGGGATCCCCGACGAAATGGTGTATCAGCCAAAGTGGAAGATCGCACTGGAGCTTTACGATCGCGCGCTGTCCAACGGTCTGGAGTTTGAGTGGATCACCTTTGACGAAGGCTACGGCTCCAAAGGCCCGTTTTTACGAGCTCTTGATGCCAAAGCACAGTTATTCATCGGCGAGGTTCCGGTTTCAATGACCGGCTGGATCAAGAAACCCGGGCTCCAACATCCTCCCAAAGATCCGTGTCGTGGTCGGCCGCAAAAAGGTGCGCGAGTTGCCAAAGACAATCCCAAAGCTCAGCCGTTTCGCAAACTGCTGGAAGAATCCACGCGGTTCACGAATCAGTCATGGGAGCGTTATCGCGTCAAAGATGGAGATAAAGGTCCCATGGTCTGGGAAGTCAAGCATGCGATGATCTATCGTCCTGACGGCAAGTGTGTTTCGAGCAAGCGTTGGCACTTGTTGGTGGCTCGTAACCCACTCAAGCCGGATGAAATCAAGTACTTTCTCAGCAACGCGCCGGCTGCAACAAGCGTTCAAAAGTTGTTGCTCGTTGCCTTCAGCCGCTGGCATGTCGAACGTTGCTTCCAGGATCAAAAGCAGGACATTGGACTCGACGCCTGGGAGGGCCGGAAGTATCTCGGGCTCAAACGACACATGATTCTGTCGTGCGTAAGCTACCTGTTCTTGACGAAGATGCGAGAAAAGCTCGGGGGAAAAAAAATCAGGGTTCACCGTCTATCAGGTTCACGACGCCGTATCGGCACTGGTCCAGACTTGGTGGCTTAA
- a CDS encoding fasciclin domain-containing protein, whose translation MIDSVLIPGQDSGTETSQKKDIVDTAVGAGKFNTLVAAVKAAGLVETLKGEGPFTVFAPTDEAFKKIPAETLEMLLKPENKEKLQAILTYHVVSGDVRAADVVKLQKAKTVNGQEVDIKVTDENGVMIDGAKVIKTDIECGNGVIHVIDTVIMPE comes from the coding sequence GTGATTGACAGCGTTCTGATCCCCGGCCAGGACAGCGGGACGGAAACGTCGCAAAAGAAAGACATCGTCGACACAGCCGTTGGAGCTGGAAAATTCAACACGCTGGTAGCTGCCGTCAAAGCTGCCGGACTGGTCGAAACGCTCAAGGGCGAAGGACCGTTCACTGTGTTTGCTCCGACCGACGAAGCTTTCAAAAAAATCCCTGCGGAAACTTTGGAGATGCTTTTGAAGCCTGAAAACAAGGAAAAACTGCAGGCGATTCTGACTTACCACGTCGTTTCCGGTGACGTTCGTGCCGCCGACGTCGTTAAGCTTCAGAAAGCAAAAACGGTAAACGGTCAGGAAGTGGACATCAAAGTCACCGACGAAAATGGTGTCATGATAGACGGTGCCAAGGTTATCAAAACCGACATCGAATGTGGCAACGGAGTTATCCATGTCATCGACACGGTCATCATGCCTGAGTAG
- a CDS encoding RNA polymerase sigma factor produces the protein MAVDLNLPSTTSSTLKKKAAQLGRRTLNSDPPVLPDVATGKPEAIAACLDRYGGLVWSLARRNCPDEQTAEDAVQDIFVKIWQVADRFDANLASEATFIAMIARRRLIDLYRKRKPERAVAIDSETLDRQQDSQRDAASRAELNDDARQAENFLRELPQQQQHVIRLSVYDGLSHSRIAEATGLALGTVKTHIRRGLGELQRRLFAAGARDASLPTDGGA, from the coding sequence ATGGCTGTCGATCTGAATTTGCCTTCTACCACAAGCAGCACCTTGAAGAAAAAAGCGGCTCAATTGGGACGTCGAACGTTGAACTCTGATCCCCCAGTTCTCCCGGATGTCGCAACCGGCAAGCCAGAAGCGATCGCGGCATGTCTCGATCGCTATGGCGGGCTGGTCTGGTCGCTTGCGAGGCGCAACTGCCCGGACGAGCAAACGGCAGAAGACGCCGTCCAGGATATCTTTGTCAAAATCTGGCAAGTCGCTGATCGCTTTGACGCAAACCTTGCTTCGGAAGCCACCTTTATCGCCATGATTGCTCGCCGTCGACTGATTGATCTTTATCGAAAACGAAAGCCAGAGCGTGCCGTCGCAATCGATTCAGAAACGCTTGATCGCCAGCAGGACTCACAGCGAGACGCCGCCAGTCGCGCCGAATTGAACGACGACGCGAGACAGGCTGAAAATTTTCTGAGGGAACTTCCTCAACAGCAACAACACGTGATTCGCTTGAGTGTTTACGATGGGCTTTCGCATTCGCGAATTGCGGAAGCGACCGGTTTGGCACTGGGAACCGTCAAGACCCACATTCGTCGTGGGTTGGGCGAGTTGCAACGACGGCTATTCGCTGCCGGTGCCAGAGACGCCAGCCTCCCGACCGACGGAGGTGCATGA
- a CDS encoding anti-sigma factor, translating into MIDSVMTSEEFPQWFVDLLVLRATDKLDADQQRQFDQFVDEHPDRDRIELEAEKYELTAAAIEMGLENVVNVDSESAMNSMPEALRKKVLEGAKRHFEAMPATSEVAAPKTPTVSRAPEAGLTSREALAWLAAAAAVVLLLTGWNPFAAPTAVVDNGSAIENRTPTVEEQLADFLSGEEADLVRVDWTPTDKDSDASGEVVWRDSAQQGFMVFDGLRPNDPAQSQYQLWIFDSQTGDKHPIDGGVFDVAAGQKTIVPIDARIPVADVSMFAITEEKPGGVVVSDRERLPLLAKVN; encoded by the coding sequence ATGATTGACAGCGTGATGACTTCCGAAGAATTTCCACAATGGTTTGTTGACCTGTTGGTCCTGCGAGCAACCGACAAGCTTGACGCGGATCAGCAGCGACAGTTTGACCAGTTCGTGGACGAACATCCTGATCGCGATCGCATTGAACTCGAGGCGGAGAAGTACGAACTTACGGCCGCGGCGATCGAGATGGGTCTGGAAAACGTCGTGAACGTTGACTCAGAGAGCGCGATGAACTCGATGCCCGAAGCGTTGCGGAAGAAAGTTCTCGAAGGCGCGAAACGGCACTTCGAAGCAATGCCTGCAACGTCTGAAGTAGCTGCTCCGAAAACACCAACAGTGAGCCGCGCTCCCGAAGCCGGTTTGACGTCACGAGAAGCGTTGGCCTGGCTGGCCGCAGCAGCCGCGGTCGTATTGTTGCTGACGGGTTGGAACCCTTTCGCCGCACCGACGGCAGTTGTTGACAATGGAAGTGCGATTGAAAATCGGACTCCAACGGTCGAAGAACAACTGGCTGATTTTTTGAGCGGTGAGGAAGCGGATTTGGTTCGCGTGGATTGGACGCCAACTGACAAAGACTCCGATGCTTCCGGTGAAGTCGTGTGGCGAGATTCAGCGCAGCAGGGCTTTATGGTTTTCGATGGATTGCGGCCAAACGATCCGGCTCAGAGTCAGTATCAGCTGTGGATTTTTGACAGCCAGACAGGAGACAAGCATCCGATCGACGGCGGCGTGTTCGATGTCGCGGCGGGACAGAAGACGATTGTCCCGATAGATGCCCGGATTCCGGTTGCGGACGTTTCGATGTTCGCGATCACCGAGGAAAAACCTGGCGGTGTCGTTGTCTCGGATCGAGAACGGCTGCCTTTGTTGGCGAAAGTTAATTAG
- a CDS encoding COX15/CtaA family protein encodes MLKTPPQPNTDADQNSDVETTQTTSRQKRSTMPHRVAVLLTIIVFPLIWFGGLVTSWDAGMAVPDWPGTFGYNMFAYPISTWFFGPWDLFVEHGHRLLASLSGLIAIALMWFTFRRDSRWWVRWYSVALFLLVGFQGLLGGIRVLSAKGKLGDFDVFFSDRTIAKIHGCVGPAFFLLVVGFCVVTSRWWFAQETFRDKGKSSRSFTSTWPTLMLVAAYCQLVVGAFLRHISEAASPSHFQGLVVLHVLIAISLVVGTFVQAIAVARANRREPASRALVWSMRLLVLAILVQFSLGVGTWVVKFGWPVWFADMEFAAGFVVPEKSMFQMNLVTAHVAVGSLILALWTVQVFRAHRLFAPAMLGTRGKPRLET; translated from the coding sequence ATGTTGAAAACGCCACCACAACCCAATACCGACGCCGACCAAAATTCGGACGTCGAAACTACGCAGACGACATCGCGGCAGAAACGTTCGACGATGCCACATCGCGTTGCCGTGCTGCTGACGATCATCGTCTTTCCCCTGATCTGGTTTGGCGGATTGGTCACGTCGTGGGATGCCGGGATGGCGGTTCCCGACTGGCCGGGAACATTCGGCTACAACATGTTTGCGTATCCGATCTCGACCTGGTTTTTTGGACCATGGGATCTTTTCGTCGAGCACGGACATCGGCTATTGGCTTCCTTGTCAGGGCTGATTGCAATCGCACTAATGTGGTTCACGTTCCGACGTGACTCGCGTTGGTGGGTTCGCTGGTATTCCGTGGCTCTGTTTTTACTGGTTGGATTTCAAGGATTGCTTGGCGGGATCCGTGTGCTGTCAGCAAAAGGAAAACTCGGTGACTTTGACGTATTCTTCAGTGACCGCACGATCGCCAAGATTCATGGCTGTGTCGGACCGGCGTTTTTCCTTCTTGTTGTCGGGTTCTGCGTTGTGACCTCGCGATGGTGGTTTGCGCAAGAAACTTTTCGCGACAAAGGCAAGTCCTCCCGTTCGTTCACTTCGACGTGGCCAACATTGATGTTGGTAGCGGCATATTGCCAGTTGGTCGTCGGAGCGTTTCTGCGACACATTTCCGAAGCAGCTTCGCCGTCCCATTTTCAGGGCCTGGTCGTTTTGCATGTACTGATTGCAATCAGCCTGGTCGTCGGGACTTTCGTCCAGGCAATTGCCGTCGCCCGCGCGAATCGTCGTGAGCCAGCAAGTCGAGCGTTGGTATGGTCGATGCGTTTGCTCGTGCTGGCGATCCTTGTTCAATTTTCGCTCGGAGTCGGAACGTGGGTCGTGAAGTTCGGCTGGCCTGTCTGGTTTGCGGACATGGAGTTTGCTGCCGGATTCGTTGTGCCTGAAAAAAGCATGTTCCAGATGAATTTGGTCACGGCTCACGTGGCGGTCGGATCCCTGATCCTCGCATTGTGGACCGTGCAGGTATTTCGGGCTCATCGGCTGTTTGCTCCAGCGATGCTCGGGACGCGGGGCAAACCACGACTCGAAACGTGA